CTCCGGCGCCGCGACCAGCCGGGCGTGCCGGCCATGCTCGCCGAGCAGCCGGCCTCCGGCGGGGCCAGCACGTCCAGCCCCTCCGGCTCGACCGGTTCGACCACGGCGCCGGTCTCCTCCAGGAGATCGGCCACGAACCGCTGCAGCTCACCCATTTCCCGTCCCCGCCACCCCCCGGAAAATCACCGGCGCGCCGGATTGTCCCTTGCCAGGCGAGGGTGAAGCGGGGACACAGTCAGTTCCTTGCACTCACTAACTAATTTCAGAGGAACACCGGTGGACGCGAGCGTGGAACCCAGGCATTTCGGCGCGCTTTCCGGCGAGGGCGCGACGCCGGCCGCCCGGCGCACCATCGCTTTTCTCTGCCTTGCCTACATCCTCGCGACGCTGGCGATCCTGCCGTTCGCCGACAGGCCGGGGCCGGTGCTCCCGGCCATCACGACGACCTTCGGGGCCGGCGTGATGATCGCGGACCTGTGCACGGCGTTCCTGCTGCTCGCCCAGGTCCGCGCGGCCCGGTCCCGGTCGCTGCTCCTGCTGTCCGCGGCATATCTCTACAGCGCGGCGATGGCGCTCCTGCATGTCCTCACCTTCACCGGCGCGTGGATCCCGGACCAGCCCCTGATCGGAACCCCCCAGTCGGTCGGATGGCTTTTCATCGCCTGGGTGCTGGGATTCCCGGCCCTCGTCCTGGCCGCCATGGTCACCGAGGCCCGTTCGGGAGGCGGCGTGATCGCGGCCGACCGGGTGGAGCGGGCGATCGCCCTCACCCTGGCCGCGGTCCTGGCGGCCGTCGTCCTGCTGGCGCTGGCCGCCACGACCGGGCAGGGCTGGATACCCCGGCAGATCCAGGGCAACGTCTTCGCCACCTGGGGCAACGCGGCCCAGTGGACGTCGGTCGCCCTCTCGGCGGCCGCCTTCCTCGTGCTCTGGCGGATCACGCGCGGCCGCAACGTGCTGTTCGGCTGGCTCGGCCTTGCCCTGGTCGCCTTCGCCGCCTCCAACGCGCTCGCCGTCGCCGGCGGCGCCCGCTACACGATCGGCTGGGACCTGAGCCGGCTCAGCGGGTTCATCTCGGCCAGCCTGCTGCTCGTGTTCTTCCTCGGCCAGTTCGCCAGGCTCCACCGGTCACTGGCAAGCGCGCTGGTCCGCCTGAGCGACGCCAACGAGACGCTCGAACGCCGGGTCGCCGAGCGCACCGCGGAACTCGAGGACACGAACCGGCAGCTGCGCAAGGCGCTGGACGAGCGGAGCCTGCTGCTGCGCGAGGTCTATCACCGCGTCAAGAACAACCTCCAGGTCATCGACGGCATGATCGCCATCCAGTCGCTGGGCTGGGAGGGTTCCCCGACCGAGGAGCTCCTGAACGATCTCCGCCGGCGAATCAACGCCCTCGGCCTGGTCCACCAGCAGCTGATGACGTCGGACGATCTGGCGACCTTCGACATCCGCCCCTTTCTCGAAGAGCTCAGGGGCAACCTGTCGACCCTGGGCGGCGGCGCGCGCCACGGCATCGACATCTCCGTCGAGGCCGACGCCCTGCGGGTGGACCTGGACTTCGCCATTCCCCTCGGCCTGATCGTGACCGAACTGGTCCAGAACGCCCTGAAGCACGCTTTCCCCGACGGCGGCAGCGACGGCCGCAGGATCCAGGTCGGCCTCCGGCGCTGCCCCGGGGAGCGGCTGTTGCTGTCCGTCCACGATAACGGCAGGGGCGGAAGCGACGGGCGAAATCATGGAACCATGTCGGCAAGCAAAGGGTTGGGCCTGAGTATCGTGCAGGCCCTGGTGGTCCAATTGGAGGGTGAAATGGCCGTATCCGGCGCCGACGGACTCAGGGTGGAGGTGCGGATGCCGGCACCCGAGGTCGGGCAATGACGGACGGGGGCGGCTGCGTCCTCGTCGTCGACGACGAGCAGATGATCGCAATGAGCCTGACCATCACCCTGCAGTCGATGGGGCTCCGGGTCTGCGGAACGGCCGCCACCGCCGCCAAGGCCGTCGAGCTGGCCCAGACGCACCGCCCCTCCCTCATCCTGATGGACGTGCGGCTGAAGGGAAAGACGGACGGCGTGGACGCCGCGATCGAGATCCACCGCCACCGCCCCACGCCGGTCATCTTCATCACCGGATCGCGGGAGCCCGAGACCGTGGAGCGCATCCACCGTGACCACCCCGCGGCGCTCCTGTTCAAACCCATCCTCCCCGGCAACCTGAGGGAGGAAGTGGACCGGGTGCTCAACAGGGGCGCCGAGGGTCCCTGACGCGGCGCGCGGGTCGGGCGGGCAGCGTTCTACGTGGCAAGATCCACATCAACACGTCGTCACCGCGGCATCCGCAGCACCACGTCGGCACTCTGCCGCTCGTGCGTCGTGGCGCACGGCGCGGGAGGTTGGCTGCCTTTGATGTCCCCGTTGCCGTCCGTGACGGTTCCCAGCGGCATCAGCCACGGCAGCGGATAGATCCGTGCCGGAAGCTCGTTCCGGAAGCGGGCGAGGTCGTCTTCGCCATGAAAGAAGAACAGGAGCTGCCAGCCTTCCGGCAGCAGGCGCACCACCTTCCCGATCCCCCGGGCGAGAACCGTCACGGTCTGCTCGTCCATGTTCTGCAAGGGATCGTCGAACACCAGCAGGCGGAACGGATTGTTGGTGCCGGGTGCGCACAGCAGGAAGAGCGCGACGGTGAACAGGTTCAGTTCGGCCGTGTTCAGCCGCAGGTGCGCGCCGTCTTCGCCCTCCTGGCTGAGGCTGAGGCTCTGCGCGCCCCTCTCTCCCGACCGGCGCTTGAGCCCCAGCGTCGCGTATCCCCAGCGGGCCGGCGTGAACAGCGTCAGCAACTCGTCCAGGGCATGGCTCAGCAGCGGCGTTTTCCCCCCGGCATCGCCCTTCTCCGGCAATACCCTGTTCAGGAAGCTCCTTTCCATGGTCTCCTGGGCAAGCGACAGCTCCTCGACTGCCTTGTGCAGGGCACGGAGCTTCTTCAACGCGTCGGCGGGGGATCCCCGTCCGGATTGCCGGGACAGGTTGGACGAGGAAGCGGCGAGTATGCCCAGCTCCTTCCGGATCGCCTCGGCCCACGCGGGTTCGCCGATGGCGAAGGTGCCGCACCGCCGGCGTTCGCCCAGCCGCAAGGCTTCCGTGATGGCTTGCCCCAGCGGCTGTTCCGGTTCCGCCGGTCCGCCGGGGCCGATCTCCCCGGCCTCGCCGTGCGGCAGCCAGTCGCCGACCTTGTCCAGCGCGTCGCACTCGGCATCGGTCAGCATGGGAACGGGCATGCTGTCCGCGGTCGGGTTCCCAGCCGGCCCGGCGGTCGGCAACTGCTGTTCGTACTCCGCGACCTGCCGGGACCATCGTGCTTCCTGCTCGCGCAGGTCGCCGATCAGCGTCGGCGACCTGCTCCCGGCCCCCGCGATCGCCACGAGCCCGCCCGCGTTGTCCGTACCGGGAAAGCGCCACCCGTTCCGGCCGGCCAGCTCCAGCGCTTCCAGGATTTCACGCTGCCGCCGGACAAGATCCTTGAACGCAAGGGCATGGAGCCAGCGGTTCAGGGACGCTACCGGGTCTCCGGTCGTGCGGCGGGAGACCGGCAGCCAATCGTCGAACGCCTTCCGCCCGAGGGCGTCATGGGCGATGCCGATATCTATGGCGATGTCCGCGATACGCCGCGTCAGGGCTCGCAGGGGCTTCTCGAGCTCCCGAAGCGTTTCCGCGAACGCTTCTTCCGACAGTGGACCGGAAGCCAGCCGCCTGACCGGATCGGCAAGGTCCGGTTCTATCCGTGTCAGGACGATCAGCTCGTCCAGTGGAACAGGCAAGCAAAGCTCCGCCCCTTCACTCCCCGTCCGGCAGTCGAACAGGGGACCGGCGACCCAAGCCAACGCCTTCGAAAGATCACTGGATGGAGGCAATTCCGCGGGCCGTTCCGTCCCGCCTGAAAGCTGCCTGGCCAGATTGTCGGGCAGATCTTTCCAAGCCACTTCCGCACTTGCCCGCGCCTCTTCAAGGGCTTTGATGGCGGCGTGTTCCGCCGGAAAGAAACTCGACAGGAAATAAGAGGCTCTGCCTCGGTCGTCGCTGTTTGTCAGTCTGTCCATCGCCATTTGGTCGAGGCGGAAAGCACCGGCACGAAATTGGAGCGACGACTTTTTCTTTTCGGCACGAATGTCGATAGTCCGAACCTGCTGATCAGAACTTCCTTCCGCCTGTGTGGAGAGCACGATGCTTGCTTGTTGTCGTGCGGTAACTCCTTCGGTTTTATTTACCCGTGATGCTGCTGGTGCCCGATGTTCCACGATCTCGGCAAGGTCGAAGCCGGCAAGCCTTTCCAGGTCGCCAAGCAGGGCGAACTCCAGGGCTTCGACGAGGGAGGACTTGCCCGCGCCGTTGCCGCCATGCACGATATGGATGCCGGTGCGAGCTTGGTTCGCAGAGTCTACGGGCAGATCGAACGTCAGCGTGCGTTCTCCGGGAACGCGCCAGTTCCTCAATGTCAGTGATCGGATGTTCTCCAGCGGCGGCTGGTTGCCGGCGACTGCCGATGCCTGCTCCTCGAACCATTGTCGCGTACTCGTCAGCAGCCAGCAGAAGGCGCGCCTCACCTCTCCATCTTCGTCGATACCATGCTGCGGCCTCTCGCCGAAACGCAGCAGGCTGATCCCGAAACCATGCATGTGGGATGCGCTTCGTCGGATCGCGACCAGTGTGTCCCCGACGCGTCTTTGTACGGACGGTTCGGCGGGCGGAAGAACCAATACGAGTTCCACCGTCAGCGGCAGGGGGTTTTCCTTTTCCGACCTCCCATGCTTACGGCCCAGCACCAGATGGCGGGTGAAGGCCGCATGCTCGATCAGCCGGCGAATCTCTGTCTTGGCCGTCAGCGGGGTTAATTCGTGGACCAGTCCCAAGGTCCCCAGAAAGGGATCCAGGACCATCAGGTCGGCCTGATGATTGAACTGTCCTCCGATGACCACTCTGGCCCCAGCCAGCGAAACAGGGTGGTTCGCCTTGAGAAGCTCCTCCAAAGTCTCGACCGGCGTTACCGAATGGGTCGATCGAAGCACCTTTTCAAGACGTTTGATCGTGCTGGATGTCTGCTCGGTATCGGTCATGACAGGCCACCTTTGGTATCCGCATCGGGCAGGTCCTCGTGCTTCACCGCTTCGACCATTTTCTCGTACCAAGCCTTGCCATCTTTGGGCACGCCGTCCTTTTCCTTGCCAGAGCTGCTTGCCCAAGCCCATAGGGACTCAGCATCGGGCGTCAGGTCGTCTCCCTTCCCCCGGCTCCAGGGAAGACGGTCGAGGGACAGGTTCCAGGTGATGCGGCGGCGCGGAAGCCCGTCGTTCTCCACCGTGGCGGAAACCGGCTCGTCCAATTCGCGGTGGCGGATGACAAGGCGCACCGGGGAGGGGCAGTCCTTGTCGAGCGAAAGGTCCACGACCGGAAAATCGCCCGGGGAAACTTCGATCCACGGTCCGGGAGGATGCCAGTGCTGGGGGTCGCACCAGTCACCATTCTCCCCGACAGACATAAGGGTAACGGCCCGGCGCAAAGCCAGTTCGACCACCACGCCCCAAGCTGTCCAGCCGAAATTCTCTCCGGCGGCGAAGTACCAAGGCGTATTACGCAGCGATCTGATTTCGTCGGTGCCGACATATCCTTTGCGCAGCCGGAGCCCCGCCAGCGCGAATTCGCGCAGCAGCCGGGGGTGGAAATGCGACGTCCAGCCCGTCACCCGCTCCAGGGCGAATCTGGCATGCTCGGCGGCGGAACGGATGACTGCTTTGTCTTCGCTCTGCGTGGACGCGACATCCATCACGGACTTGCATTCCGCCACGCACAGCTTGTCGAAGGATTCGATGATCCGCTTCACCGCCTCGCTTTCCACGCTGACCTCCTTCATCAGCAGGGTGGCGATGCTGCGCAGTTCGCTTTCCAGGGCTTGCCGTTGACGGAGCCGGTAGACGCGGTGGAACAACCACGACAGCAGTTCATCCATATCCGGGAAGCGGCAGTGATCGTCATTCCGGAAGAAGAATTCCAGGTAGTTCGGATGCTCCGTCAGCGACACGCGGTTCACGCCGATCGCGTGGCTGGCCGATCGCAGGACTTCCAGCGCGTGGAACTCCCGGCTCTGCGCGCCGGCCAGGAAGAAAGCGGGTGCATCCGCCTGCCGGCGTTCGCCTGTTTCGGCGAACGCATGACGCTTGAAACGGCTTGCCATTTCCTCGTAGACGGTCCGGAACGTGTCGTGCAGCACCGGGTCGGCGGTGCTGTAGCCGCAGAAAACCATCGTGCGGGTCCGCAGGAGCGTCAGCAGGAGGTCACGCGACCATGAGTCCTGCCGCCAGTTCTGGATTTCGCGAAAAGTGAACACCAGCGACGACAGAACCTCCGGCAGGGTACCGCTTTCCTCCGAAGGTCCGTCGCAGGCATGGCGATAGGTCTCGGCACAGCCATGGATCTTGACGATCGAGGCTGCCTGCTGGCCGCCCTTGAGTGTCGGGGGCGAACCGATGGGCTTTTCCTCCGGCTGCGGCTTGCCGGAAACCCGGTTCCGGGACGGACGGTAATAATACTGGTGTGCCCGGGTGATCCGTTCATAGCTTGGCCATCGGGTTGGCGGAAAGCAGGGCGGACCCGCTCCCGGGTCGGCGTTCGGATCGGCGGGGCGATCAGACGCTGCTTCCCGGGCGACCGCTTCCTCGCCCGCCGGACCGCGGCGCGGCTGGAACCCGGCAAGCCGGTAGGCGCCCTCCAGCAACAGGTCGAAATTCGTGGTGATCAGCGTCGGGCACAGTCCTTCGCGTGCCAGCCGGGCGAGCAGATGGTGGCGGGGCAAAAGGCGCCCATGGTAGCTGTCGATGACCTTTTGCAGGTCTCGGTTGTCCGGGTCGCCGCCCATGACCTCAGGCTGTCTGAAGCCCATGGCATCAAGAAACAATGCCTTGCCGCGCGATGGCGAGGCCAACGAGCGGAGACGGTCCAGATTGACCGGCTCCAGTTCCGACGTTTCATCGCTGTTTTTCAGAAGGTCGAGGAAGAACCGGTCGGCAACGGAGAGTTCGGCCTGGATCGTCCGCTTCGCCTGCCCGGTCATGGCCTGACCCAGCATATGATCCAGCATTTCGTCGTAGGCGTTGCACATCCAATCATTGAACAGGTAATATTCGCGCGCCAAAGTTAAAATAATATTGTTCTTAAGTTTTTCAATTTGTTTATCTGCTTTTACTTTGGCCCACGTATTGGGTTCGAATTGCTCTGCAATCAGACCGCATTCCTTTACGTGCTTGTCCAGGTTGAAAGTCGTCATCAGGCCCCTGTGCAATGCTTTCGCATTGTCACGAGCCTTTTCATGGTCCACAAGCCACCGGATTTCACCGGTCAGCACCCGATGCAGCGCGCAGAACCGCGCCAGCAACCGGCTCACCAACCTTTTGGCGCTGTTCTTCTCCGTATCGAGCGAAAAGCCGGCTCCGACGAAGAACACGACTTCTCCCGCCAGGATGCGATCAGCCAGATCGTCGATCCGCTCAAGCAGGGGCTGCTTCATGCCCGGTCGCTCCGCATCGTGCGCCGTCCGCGGCTACGACGGGACACCCCTGACGACGCATAGGCTTCCAATGATTCTCTGAGGCGTTCCAGGGCAGCTCCATTGACGCTTTCCATCCATCCACGCCACAGCGGATCGGGTTGCGCCTGCGGCAGTCCGGCGGCAAGCTGTTCCATGATGTTGTTCAGCCAGGTTCCGCGATGGCGAACCGGTGGTTTGAGGGTATCCAGGGCGGCCGTCACCGCCCCTGGCTTGGCGAGAGTCGCCAGTTCCGCCGCAGGCAACCGTCCGTCCAGCACCAGTAGAAATGCCAAGTGCAACGGATCAATGACGTGTGACTCCGGTTCCTCCGCCGGTTCTCCGCCTTCGTGCAGCCACTTTGCAAGCCAACGGATTTCAGGGTGATCAGGGTAGAGAAGGCGGCCTAGTTCGTCTATCGATGCCTGTAGGCTTGCCACCGCATCAGTGTTCCCCGCGACGGCACGGCAAGCGGCAACCAAACCTTTAGCCGCCCAGGACCGCCAATGATTTGCGCCAAGCCGCTCTTCCAAGCCCGCCTGTGCAGCTTCACCGTTTTTCTGTGCCAACTCCAATTCATTCAATTCAAGTAATATGCGGGCAAGATGGTATTGTGAGGCGAATGTGTCCGGATGATCGGGACCCAATTTTCGGCGCCGAACGTCCAGAGCGGTTCCTGCTAGTTCACGTGCCGCTGTCAGATCGCCCTGCATCATCAGGGACACTGACAAATCATTCATGGCGCTCAGCGTATCTGGATGCTCGTCGCCCAGCACCCGGTGGCTGAGCGCCAGCACCTGCTCCTCCAGCGCCCGGGCGCCGCCGTGGTCGCCTTGTGCCCAGAGCGTTCCGGCCAGATTACCGATGCTGCCCAGGGTGTCGGGATGCTCGTCGCCCAGCACCCGGCGGCGGAGCGCCAGCACCTGCTCCAGCAGCGCCCGGGCGCCGCCGTGGTCGCCCTGTGCCCCGAGCGTTGCTGCCAGATTGTTCATGCTGGTCAGGGTGTCGGGATGCTCGTCGCCCAGCACCCGGCGGCGGAGCGTCAGCACCTGCTCTTCGAGCGCCCGGGCGCCGCCGTGGTCGCCCTGTGCCCCGAGCGTTGCTGCCAGATTGTTCATGCTGGTCAGGGTGTCGGGATGCTCGTCGCCCAGCACCCGGCGGCGGAGCGCCAGCACCGGCTTTTCAAGCGCCCAGGCACCGCCGTGGTCGCCCTGTGCCCGGAGCGTTTCGGCCAGATTGTTCATGCTGGTCAGGGTGTCGGGATGCTCGTCGCCCAGCAGGCGTTTACTTGCTTCGAAGGTTCGGCGGTAGTCCGCTTCTGCGTTGGCGTAAGCTCCCCGCTCAAAATTGAACCGCCCAAGCCACGACAGGAGCATGGCGGCCGGGGCGTCCGGCAGGTCCCCGGTCAGGGCTCGGGCGTGGGGGACCAGGGGCAGCAGGGCGGCATGGTTGCGGATGTCTTCGGCCTTCTCCATCGCCTCGGTCAGCGCCGCCACGACGGCGCCGCGCATCGCGGGCGGCGGGGCACCCATGTGGAAACGGAAGGTGCGGCTGGCCAGCACATGGACAGATACGGCGTCGCCGGCATTGTCCCCGTTTCCCGGAATGAGTTCGGCCAGGGCCTCCCGCATGGCCGAATTGACGGCGCGGGTGGCCTCAGCCAACCCGTCATCGTCTCCGGAAAGCCGGGCGAAGACATCAGCCACCAAGGATCGCGGGATCGGTACCGGGGCCAGCAGGGTGGCGAAATGCAGGAAATGCAGGCCCGCCAAGTCCAACCGTTCGATGCTGCCCAGCAGGGTAGCCGCGACCTGCCGAGCATGGCCCGTCGGCAGGTCGTAGGCCAGTTCAGCGGCTAATTCCGTCGCGTCCTTGGTGGGGTCGCGCAGCCGGTCGCGGAAATTCTCGTAGCCCAGCATCTCAACGGCGGCACCCGCCACGTCGACCGCCAGGGCGTGGTTGCCCAGGAGAGCCAGGATCTCCCGTGCTGCCGCCTTTTCCGCGTTGGTGACCGGAAGCCTTCGCTTGGTCAGAAGATCATGGGCTTCGGTGTCCGACAGCAGCCCCAGCCGGTAGACGAAGCCCGCCCCACCTAGTCCGGTGCCTCGGGTGGTGACCAGGGTGGCGCCGTTGTCGGTGGGTGCTCTCCAGGCGTTCAGGTCAGCCGGGCCGGCGTCCGGCGGCAGGTCGTCCACGATCCACAGGTAGCTGTCCATTTCAGCAAGCTTGACTTTCAGCGCGCCCTCGAGCTCGTGCGGTCCCAGGCCGGCGGTCGCGATGCCGAGGTTCCCGGCGAAGCCCTGCCGCTGCGCGCCCAGGTCCTGCCCCCTGGCGGCGTTGAGCCAGAAGATGCCGCCGGGATAGGCCGCGCAGAAGCGCCGGGCGTATTCCTCCGCTAGCAGGGTCTTGCCGATGCCGCCCATGCCCTGCACCTGGACCAGCCCGACGCTCTCGCCGGTTATCAGCGTGATCTGGTTCTTCGACAGACGCTCGTCGATCCGCCACATGTCGGGAAAGCGGCCGACGAACCGGCTGGAGCCGGCATGCGGGTTGCCTCCGTGCCAGTGCGGGCCGCCGAGCGTCCGGATCTCGCCGAAGCTGCCGGCAAGTCCCGAAAGCCGGTCGGCGACCCGGCGGGCCAATTCGCCCGTGCGGACACCCCGCGCATTGACTAACCTCTTCGCAAGCATTTCAGCCGGCTGGAGATGGCCGGTGCCCGGTTCCGGGTTCAGAGCCAAGATGCGGCGCTCCACCATTTGGCCGTTGGGTGACTCTTGGCGGGCGGCGATAATGGCGGCGGTCAGCTCCCACTGGCAAGCGCGGCGGGTCGGGTAAATTGCCGAGTACCAAGCCACCAGCATCCGGGCGCAGCCAAGCCCCTCCACGATCCGCCGCACGATGGAGTCGCCGTCCGTGATCTCCGTTTCGTCATGGAAGACGCGGAGGTTTCGGCTCTTCAGCGCCTCAATGACCGGCAGCACCGCAGCGCGGTCGGCATAGGCGAAGCTGAGATAAATGTCATACTTCGCGTCCATTTCGCTTTCGCACATCCCACAGCGAGGTCAACCACTGCGCGTGCAGAATAGTGAATCTGGCGGAATTACGCGAGAAAAGATATTCGATGAAGATCCATAAAATCGGCAAACACATTAACACGCGGGCGAATTCGTTCAAGAATCCGACCGCCACACGTGTCAGTGGCGGCCGAGCCGAAGAGCGGGAACTC
This Skermanella mucosa DNA region includes the following protein-coding sequences:
- a CDS encoding sensor histidine kinase; the encoded protein is MDASVEPRHFGALSGEGATPAARRTIAFLCLAYILATLAILPFADRPGPVLPAITTTFGAGVMIADLCTAFLLLAQVRAARSRSLLLLSAAYLYSAAMALLHVLTFTGAWIPDQPLIGTPQSVGWLFIAWVLGFPALVLAAMVTEARSGGGVIAADRVERAIALTLAAVLAAVVLLALAATTGQGWIPRQIQGNVFATWGNAAQWTSVALSAAAFLVLWRITRGRNVLFGWLGLALVAFAASNALAVAGGARYTIGWDLSRLSGFISASLLLVFFLGQFARLHRSLASALVRLSDANETLERRVAERTAELEDTNRQLRKALDERSLLLREVYHRVKNNLQVIDGMIAIQSLGWEGSPTEELLNDLRRRINALGLVHQQLMTSDDLATFDIRPFLEELRGNLSTLGGGARHGIDISVEADALRVDLDFAIPLGLIVTELVQNALKHAFPDGGSDGRRIQVGLRRCPGERLLLSVHDNGRGGSDGRNHGTMSASKGLGLSIVQALVVQLEGEMAVSGADGLRVEVRMPAPEVGQ
- a CDS encoding response regulator; the protein is MTDGGGCVLVVDDEQMIAMSLTITLQSMGLRVCGTAATAAKAVELAQTHRPSLILMDVRLKGKTDGVDAAIEIHRHRPTPVIFITGSREPETVERIHRDHPAALLFKPILPGNLREEVDRVLNRGAEGP
- a CDS encoding ATP-binding protein, whose translation is MTDTEQTSSTIKRLEKVLRSTHSVTPVETLEELLKANHPVSLAGARVVIGGQFNHQADLMVLDPFLGTLGLVHELTPLTAKTEIRRLIEHAAFTRHLVLGRKHGRSEKENPLPLTVELVLVLPPAEPSVQRRVGDTLVAIRRSASHMHGFGISLLRFGERPQHGIDEDGEVRRAFCWLLTSTRQWFEEQASAVAGNQPPLENIRSLTLRNWRVPGERTLTFDLPVDSANQARTGIHIVHGGNGAGKSSLVEALEFALLGDLERLAGFDLAEIVEHRAPAASRVNKTEGVTARQQASIVLSTQAEGSSDQQVRTIDIRAEKKKSSLQFRAGAFRLDQMAMDRLTNSDDRGRASYFLSSFFPAEHAAIKALEEARASAEVAWKDLPDNLARQLSGGTERPAELPPSSDLSKALAWVAGPLFDCRTGSEGAELCLPVPLDELIVLTRIEPDLADPVRRLASGPLSEEAFAETLRELEKPLRALTRRIADIAIDIGIAHDALGRKAFDDWLPVSRRTTGDPVASLNRWLHALAFKDLVRRQREILEALELAGRNGWRFPGTDNAGGLVAIAGAGSRSPTLIGDLREQEARWSRQVAEYEQQLPTAGPAGNPTADSMPVPMLTDAECDALDKVGDWLPHGEAGEIGPGGPAEPEQPLGQAITEALRLGERRRCGTFAIGEPAWAEAIRKELGILAASSSNLSRQSGRGSPADALKKLRALHKAVEELSLAQETMERSFLNRVLPEKGDAGGKTPLLSHALDELLTLFTPARWGYATLGLKRRSGERGAQSLSLSQEGEDGAHLRLNTAELNLFTVALFLLCAPGTNNPFRLLVFDDPLQNMDEQTVTVLARGIGKVVRLLPEGWQLLFFFHGEDDLARFRNELPARIYPLPWLMPLGTVTDGNGDIKGSQPPAPCATTHERQSADVVLRMPR
- a CDS encoding SIR2 family protein yields the protein MKQPLLERIDDLADRILAGEVVFFVGAGFSLDTEKNSAKRLVSRLLARFCALHRVLTGEIRWLVDHEKARDNAKALHRGLMTTFNLDKHVKECGLIAEQFEPNTWAKVKADKQIEKLKNNIILTLAREYYLFNDWMCNAYDEMLDHMLGQAMTGQAKRTIQAELSVADRFFLDLLKNSDETSELEPVNLDRLRSLASPSRGKALFLDAMGFRQPEVMGGDPDNRDLQKVIDSYHGRLLPRHHLLARLAREGLCPTLITTNFDLLLEGAYRLAGFQPRRGPAGEEAVAREAASDRPADPNADPGAGPPCFPPTRWPSYERITRAHQYYYRPSRNRVSGKPQPEEKPIGSPPTLKGGQQAASIVKIHGCAETYRHACDGPSEESGTLPEVLSSLVFTFREIQNWRQDSWSRDLLLTLLRTRTMVFCGYSTADPVLHDTFRTVYEEMASRFKRHAFAETGERRQADAPAFFLAGAQSREFHALEVLRSASHAIGVNRVSLTEHPNYLEFFFRNDDHCRFPDMDELLSWLFHRVYRLRQRQALESELRSIATLLMKEVSVESEAVKRIIESFDKLCVAECKSVMDVASTQSEDKAVIRSAAEHARFALERVTGWTSHFHPRLLREFALAGLRLRKGYVGTDEIRSLRNTPWYFAAGENFGWTAWGVVVELALRRAVTLMSVGENGDWCDPQHWHPPGPWIEVSPGDFPVVDLSLDKDCPSPVRLVIRHRELDEPVSATVENDGLPRRRITWNLSLDRLPWSRGKGDDLTPDAESLWAWASSSGKEKDGVPKDGKAWYEKMVEAVKHEDLPDADTKGGLS
- a CDS encoding tetratricopeptide repeat protein — encoded protein: MDAKYDIYLSFAYADRAAVLPVIEALKSRNLRVFHDETEITDGDSIVRRIVEGLGCARMLVAWYSAIYPTRRACQWELTAAIIAARQESPNGQMVERRILALNPEPGTGHLQPAEMLAKRLVNARGVRTGELARRVADRLSGLAGSFGEIRTLGGPHWHGGNPHAGSSRFVGRFPDMWRIDERLSKNQITLITGESVGLVQVQGMGGIGKTLLAEEYARRFCAAYPGGIFWLNAARGQDLGAQRQGFAGNLGIATAGLGPHELEGALKVKLAEMDSYLWIVDDLPPDAGPADLNAWRAPTDNGATLVTTRGTGLGGAGFVYRLGLLSDTEAHDLLTKRRLPVTNAEKAAAREILALLGNHALAVDVAGAAVEMLGYENFRDRLRDPTKDATELAAELAYDLPTGHARQVAATLLGSIERLDLAGLHFLHFATLLAPVPIPRSLVADVFARLSGDDDGLAEATRAVNSAMREALAELIPGNGDNAGDAVSVHVLASRTFRFHMGAPPPAMRGAVVAALTEAMEKAEDIRNHAALLPLVPHARALTGDLPDAPAAMLLSWLGRFNFERGAYANAEADYRRTFEASKRLLGDEHPDTLTSMNNLAETLRAQGDHGGAWALEKPVLALRRRVLGDEHPDTLTSMNNLAATLGAQGDHGGARALEEQVLTLRRRVLGDEHPDTLTSMNNLAATLGAQGDHGGARALLEQVLALRRRVLGDEHPDTLGSIGNLAGTLWAQGDHGGARALEEQVLALSHRVLGDEHPDTLSAMNDLSVSLMMQGDLTAARELAGTALDVRRRKLGPDHPDTFASQYHLARILLELNELELAQKNGEAAQAGLEERLGANHWRSWAAKGLVAACRAVAGNTDAVASLQASIDELGRLLYPDHPEIRWLAKWLHEGGEPAEEPESHVIDPLHLAFLLVLDGRLPAAELATLAKPGAVTAALDTLKPPVRHRGTWLNNIMEQLAAGLPQAQPDPLWRGWMESVNGAALERLRESLEAYASSGVSRRSRGRRTMRSDRA